A window of Malania oleifera isolate guangnan ecotype guangnan chromosome 5, ASM2987363v1, whole genome shotgun sequence contains these coding sequences:
- the LOC131156429 gene encoding V-type proton ATPase 16 kDa proteolipid subunit, whose amino-acid sequence MASFSGDETAPFFGFLGAAAALVFSCMGAAYGTAKSGVGVASMGVMRPELVMKSIVPVVMAGVLGIYGLIIAVIISTGINPKAKSYYLFDGYAHLSSGLACGLAGLSAGMAIGIVGDAGVRANAQQPKLFVGMILILIFAEALALYGLIVGIILSSRAGQSRAE is encoded by the exons ATGGCTTCATTCAGCGGTGACGAAACTGCCCCCTTCTTCGGCTTCCTCGGCGCCGCAGCGGCCCTTGTCTTCTCCT GTATGGGAGCGGCCTATGGGACGGCGAAGAGCGGGGTGGGCGTGGCTTCGATGGGGGTGATGAGGCCGGAGCTTGTGATGAAGTCTATTGTGCCGGTGGTTATGGCTGGTGTTTTGGGTATTTACGGGCTCATCATTGCTGTTATTATCAGTACTGGGATTAACCCTAAGGCCAAATCGTATTATCTGTTTGATGGGTACGCGCATCTTTCGTCGGGTCTTGCTTGCGGTCTTGCTGGGCTCTCTGCCGGAATGGCGATTGGGATCGTGGGTGATGCGGGCGTCAG AGCTAATGCACAGCAGCCTAAACTTTTCGTGGGGATGATCCTCATTCTCATTTTTGCTGAAGCCCTGGCCCTCTATGGCCTCATCGTTGGCATTATCTTGTCTTCTAGAGCTGGCCAATCCAGAGCAGAGTAA